The Leptospira mtsangambouensis genomic sequence GTGTCATCGTAGAGGGAATTGTTGTTGGAAACGTCACTGCCAGAAACCGCGTGATGCTCCTTCCTACCTCAAAAATTCTAGGAGATATCAAAACTCCAGAGCTTATCATCCAAAACGGGGTGATTTTGGAAGGACGTTGTATGATTTCCAACGACCTCAAACACAGTGCCAAAGACCTAATTGAATTGGAATACTCAAAAGATTCCTTAAGTGTAGAGAAGATTTTTGGGAAACAACCAAACGCAAAAGAATAATTGAAAACCATTCTGATTTCGGAAGGTGATCCAACAAGTATCAACTATGAACTTTTGGTTTCCGCCTTCCCTCTGTTGCAATCCTTAGGGAAACACCACCGCATCTATCTGGTGCGTGGGCCTCACAACATCCATGTTCCCTCTCTCCCCAACCTCTCCAAACCCAGTGCGGAACCAGGGTTTTATTCCCTTTCTTGGCTTGGTTCTCAAAAATCTCGTTCTTTTGTTCTCGGAAAACCTTCTAAAACATCTGGTCAGATGGCCTATGATTCGTTGCTAGCCGCTATGGATTTACAAAAGGAACTCGGAGCTGACCTCATCACTTTGCCTCTCTCCAAAGAGTGGGTACAAAAGGCTGGGGTGAAAGGATTTCGGGGCCATACAGAAACTCTAGCCGAGTATTATAAACGACCTACCTTTATGATGATGAGTGGGGAAAAATTAAACGTCATCCCCTTAACCACCCATGTCCCTTTGAAAGATGTGGTAAAAGAATTAAAAAAGTTTTCTTGGAAGGAATTGGCAAAGGCTCTCATCCGTTCACAGTTTTTAAAAAATCCGAAGATTGCCTATTTGGGCCTTAACCCCCATGCCGGTGAAGGTGGAAAGATCGGGGACGAGGAATCGACCCTACTTGGTGTCGGTGCCAAAGTACTCCGAAAAGCAAAGTTCGCCGTAGAGGGACCACTTTCCGCCGATTCCGCCTTTTTACCAGGTGCTAAGCCGTACGATTTGTATTTGGCTTCCTACCACGACCAAGGACTCATTCCATTTAAATTGCTTGAAGGGAAAAAGGGAGTCAACATAACCTTAGGACTGGATTTTACCCGTGTGTCCCCCGACCACGGA encodes the following:
- a CDS encoding bactofilin family protein, with translation MALVKNQTEVTNSTIGENSYFNGKFFINGSLKIDGKFEGKSLQAEHLYIGVTGKVKTNITAASVIVEGIVVGNVTARNRVMLLPTSKILGDIKTPELIIQNGVILEGRCMISNDLKHSAKDLIELEYSKDSLSVEKIFGKQPNAKE
- a CDS encoding PdxA family dehydrogenase is translated as MKTILISEGDPTSINYELLVSAFPLLQSLGKHHRIYLVRGPHNIHVPSLPNLSKPSAEPGFYSLSWLGSQKSRSFVLGKPSKTSGQMAYDSLLAAMDLQKELGADLITLPLSKEWVQKAGVKGFRGHTETLAEYYKRPTFMMMSGEKLNVIPLTTHVPLKDVVKELKKFSWKELAKALIRSQFLKNPKIAYLGLNPHAGEGGKIGDEESTLLGVGAKVLRKAKFAVEGPLSADSAFLPGAKPYDLYLASYHDQGLIPFKLLEGKKGVNITLGLDFTRVSPDHGTAFDIAGKGLSDPTGLISCLERLTENTKTKP